Proteins encoded by one window of Candidatus Woesearchaeota archaeon:
- a CDS encoding winged helix-turn-helix domain-containing protein, whose product MSKKRGRLQIIHDILNAIKLKGGMIKPTHLLYKSNLSHQMMNDYLKELIGKEFIMEHIAPKNNAKTYSLTRKGYDYLAEYRTVVQFVESFGLEEE is encoded by the coding sequence ATGAGTAAAAAACGAGGCCGCCTACAAATAATTCATGACATTCTAAATGCTATAAAATTAAAAGGTGGTATGATTAAACCCACTCATTTGCTTTATAAATCAAATCTTTCACACCAAATGATGAATGATTATCTTAAAGAACTTATAGGGAAAGAATTTATTATGGAACACATTGCGCCAAAAAATAATGCCAAGACCTATTCTTTAACAAGAAAAGGATATGATTATTTAGCAGAATATAGAACTGTTGTGCAGTTTGTGGAAAGCTTTGGTCTTGAAGAAGAGTAA